In Hemiscyllium ocellatum isolate sHemOce1 chromosome 33, sHemOce1.pat.X.cur, whole genome shotgun sequence, the following are encoded in one genomic region:
- the LOC132831362 gene encoding uncharacterized protein LOC132831362 isoform X2, protein MPLSVRILVCLLLYTQQGQGDLRCQIKQEELMIVAVLNERVKITYAVHMEKSLTLQYILGTICIILTLYSVAATSVVLVKRKMCARCKTHLVRAADLNPVPQAQKPRNSESQQNARTESAGTATTEDAYMALQKHEVSVYSSLDNDRSKTQASSWRYKASTGAQNIQPQAEEETYESVYESY, encoded by the exons GTCAGGGGGACCTGAGATGTCAGATCAAGCAGGAAGAATTAATGATAGTAGCTGTGCTAAACGAGAGAGTGAAGATTACGT atgctgttCACATGGAGAAGTCGCTCACCCTGCAGTACATCCTTGGGACGATTTGCATCATCCTGACACTGTACAGTGTGGCTGCTACATCAGTggttctcgtcaaaaggaag ATGTGTGCCCGGTGTAAAACTCACCTGGTGAGAGCTGCTGATCTGAACCCAGTGCCACAGGCTCAG AAACCACGGAACTCTGAATCTCAGCAAAATGCCAGAACAGAGAGCGCAGGGACAGCTACAACTGAGGATGCCTACATG GCTCTGCAGAAACATGAAGTATCTGTGTATAGCTCCCTCGACAACGACAGATCCAAGACCCAGGCCTCATCTTGGAGATATAAAGCATCAACG GGTGCTCAGAACATCCAGCCTCAGGCTGAGGAAGAGACCTACGAGAGCGTTTACGAGAGTTACTGA
- the LOC132831362 gene encoding uncharacterized protein LOC132831362 isoform X1 has protein sequence MPLSVRILVCLLLYTQQGQGDLRCQIKQEELMIVAVLNERVKITCEYQCQLKHQPANQTSSPPLPVHFTVRLYKDRQEHLVYCASGQAVEPRIRVDWELTVNHTEHSGVYYCTDSTTTTSGTLLQVKHAVHMEKSLTLQYILGTICIILTLYSVAATSVVLVKRKMCARCKTHLVRAADLNPVPQAQKPRNSESQQNARTESAGTATTEDAYMALQKHEVSVYSSLDNDRSKTQASSWRYKASTGAQNIQPQAEEETYESVYESY, from the exons GTCAGGGGGACCTGAGATGTCAGATCAAGCAGGAAGAATTAATGATAGTAGCTGTGCTAAACGAGAGAGTGAAGATTACGTGTGAGTACCAGTGCCAACTCAAACACCAGCCGGCAAACCAGACTTCCTCACCGCCACTTCCTGTCCATTTCACAGTGCGACTCTACAAGGACCGTCAGGAACATCTAGTCTACTGTGCCTCAGGCCAGGCAGTTGAACCCCGCATCAGGGTGGACTGGGAGCTGACAGTGAATCACACGGAGCACAGCGGTGTCTATTACTGCACAGACTCCACTACAACAACATCAGGGacactgctccaagtcaaac atgctgttCACATGGAGAAGTCGCTCACCCTGCAGTACATCCTTGGGACGATTTGCATCATCCTGACACTGTACAGTGTGGCTGCTACATCAGTggttctcgtcaaaaggaag ATGTGTGCCCGGTGTAAAACTCACCTGGTGAGAGCTGCTGATCTGAACCCAGTGCCACAGGCTCAG AAACCACGGAACTCTGAATCTCAGCAAAATGCCAGAACAGAGAGCGCAGGGACAGCTACAACTGAGGATGCCTACATG GCTCTGCAGAAACATGAAGTATCTGTGTATAGCTCCCTCGACAACGACAGATCCAAGACCCAGGCCTCATCTTGGAGATATAAAGCATCAACG GGTGCTCAGAACATCCAGCCTCAGGCTGAGGAAGAGACCTACGAGAGCGTTTACGAGAGTTACTGA